The segment TTATTCAGTTTGGCAGGATACCCGACTCAATAGGCTTCAGCCCCACTGTGGACCCTACTGACTGGTAAGCCGGATGCGGGAAATCCGCCAGTCCGGTTTGGAGGGAGGGGTGCGGTCAATCCCGCATTCCTACCCCTATCACTGTAGTGTGGGCCGTCTCGGCCCATTGGGTGGGGAAGGTCCGACAGGCTGCTAGCTGGCGAAGATCTTGTCCATCCGTTGAGCCAGATCTTTCAGGCCTTCAGGAGAATCGCCACCGCCTTGCTCGGCGATGCCCCAGCCGCTGTAGCCGATGCCATCCAAGGCTTTCATGACAGTTGGCCAATCGTTGTCCCCTTCGAGGAACTTGGCCCCGAAGCCCGCATAGCGGCCTTCTTTATCGGCCTTGGCGCGGCTGAATTCTTTAATGTGAAGTCGGTTGATCCGCTTTCCGAGCGCTTGCACCCACTGCTCGGGCCATCCGTAGTGGATGACATTCCCGATGTCAAAATGCCAACCCACCCACGGGCTGTTGAGTTCGTCGACGAACCGCGCCGCCTCCAAGGGACTCATCAGAAAATTATTCCAAACGTTCTCAATGGAGATCTTCACCTGGAGTTCTTCCGCCAAAGGAATCGCTTTGCGGATGCTTTCCAGGGATCGGGTCCAAGCCACCGAATAGGTGACCTGCTTGTTCACGACTCCGGGGACCAACAGCACGGAACCGCAGTCGTAGCGCTTGGCATCCCGCAGAGACTGTTTGAGGCCCTCGATGCCTTTTTCACGGATGTTGAGGCTGTCGTGAGTGAGCGTCTGATTCCAGTGCGTGCCGCAGCAAACGCTGGCGGCCTTGAGTCCGGTGGCCTCGAGCGCCTTGACCACTTCATCCTGATCCATGTGACTCATGGGCTCTACGCCTTCGAATCCGGCGTCCTTCACCGCCTGCATTTTTTGAAGGACCGATCCCTTGATCCCCACCGTCCCAAACATGATGGCCTTGCGGATATCGCGTTTCTTCGCCGAAGCCGTGTCGGCAGCCAGGCTGGAGGCGGCCCCCGAGACCAGGGCCAGGGCCGTGGCCGAGGCGGATGTCTGAAGGAAGTCTCGACGGTTGAGTTTCATGATTTGAGCGCGAATGGAGCGGTGATTCAGGTTGGGGCTAGGGTGGCTGAACTGCCTAGACAAAGGCCGTTTTGCCGGGAATAGCCCGTGGCGGCGCCTCGAAAGCCATGTTGAGGTCAATCGGGTCGGGGACGAGCTTCTCCTTGGAGTTCAGCATCATCTCCCACGTGACTTCGGCTCCTGTGTAGGCGGCCATGCGGCCCATGATGCCCAGGAGCGTGCTCCGGGCCATGCGCACGCCGTCATTGAGCGGCTTGCCGGCGCGAATCGAGGCAAACAACTCGTCGTGCTCGGTTTGGTACATGTCATTCTTGGGGCCCGTGTACTTCCAGGGATTCTCGCCGGTCATGTAGAGACCGCGGCCGGTGATGTAACCAAAACCCTTGGAGCCCATGATATAGTCGTTGTTCTCCGACGAGCAGTTGGAGATCTGCCGCTGGGCCATAAAGGCTCGGACACCGTTTTCCCACTCGTAGTTTACCTGGATGTGATCGTAGATATTGCCGCCATGCGCCGGGGATGATCGTCCTCCGACAGCGGTGCACTTTAGCGGGGGTTCGTCCTTCATCGCCCAGGCGATCTTGTCCACGCTGTGGATGGCTTGCTCCACCAACCCGTCTCCCGACAGCCAGACGAAATTGTACCAGTTACGAATCTGCCATTCGATATCCCCCATTCCGGCGGGGCGGGTGGAGGCCTGGGGCATGGGCTTGACCGGGCTGGTCAGGTAGGTGGCATAGATGGCGCGAATATCGCCCAATGTGCCTTGGTGCACCTGTTCGTAGAACGCCCGACGCGCATAATCATAGCGCCAGCAGAAGCCGGCCACCACGGCCAGGTTCTTCTGCTTGGCAACTTCGACGGATTCCATGATGGAATGCACTCCCACGGCGTCCGACGCCATGGGTTTTTCCGTAAAAATGTGTTTGCCTGCTTCGACGGCATATTTGAAGTGGAGAGGGCGGAAGCCGGGAGGCGAGGTGAGCAGGACGACATCCACTCCGCTATCGATGACCTTTTTGTAGGCATCCAGGCCCTCGAACTGGTGGTCGGGATCCACCTTGATCTTGGCCGGGTCAATGTCCTTCTTGAGGGCGGCCAGGCTACCGTCCACCTGGCTTTTGAAGACATCTCCCATCGCGGTCAGTTGCACGTTGCCATCGCTGCGAAGAGCTTGGGCGGCCGCGCCGGTTCCGCGCCCACCGCAACCGACCAGACCGACCTTCAAAGTATCCCCGGGAGAGGCCGCCTTGGTCTTGGAGGTCAGGATGAACGGCATGACAATCGAGGAGGCCAAGGCCGCGGAGGAGGAAGTTTTCAGGAAGCCGCGTCTGGAAACGCCGCTAGGTGCATCGTTGCTCATACCTCTATGGATCCTCGGATCGGGCAGTTTATTCAAGGCAGAAGTCGTTTCCTGGCACTTCTTGTTAATCAATTCCGACGATTTTGTAGACCTTGCCGGTCTTGCCAACCAGGCCGTTGCTGGCGTTGGTCATGACATACAGTTCGCCTTCGCTGTCTTCTCCGAAGCCGGTGATATAGGCCTTCCACTTGAGGCCGTCCTCGATCTTCACCCCGAGGGTCTCCATCGCCCAGGTGGACTTTTCGGCTCCTGCCGGGCGTGTGCCCAGCAGGAATACTCCTTCCGGCAATGCCCACGCGCGGGACCAATCCCCGAAGACGTAGCGGCCCTGCAGGGCGGGAATTGCTTTCCCACGATAGACATAACCTCCCATCACGCTGATCCCGATGGCGCTCTCGTCCTTCCGGAAGCCGTTCGGGTTCTTGTAGGCGATGATGGGGTCAATCAGCGGCTTTCCATCCGCTCCGTGGGTGGCGCAGCTGGCTTTCGGTGTTGGTGCGTCCGCGGGATTAAAGCACGCCGTGCCTTCGCGAATGAACCAGCCATAGTTTCCGCCCTTGAGCACCAGGTTGATCTCCTCATAGAGAGTTTGCCCGATATCTCCGGCGAAGAGTTCGTGATCGCCGCCACGGTCGAAAGCGATCCGCCACGGATTCCGGAACCCGTAGGCGAAGATCTCGGGACGACCTCCGGATTTGGCGTAGGGGTTGTCCCGAGGAATGCGATAGGGGTTGCCGCGATCCACGTCTATTCGGAGGATCTTACCCAGCAGAGTGTTCAGATCTTGTCCATTGCTGATAGGCGAGTGGCCGATTCCTTGTCCGTTGCCGTTCCCGCCGTCTCCTACCGCAATATACAAATGGCCATCCGGCCCGAAAGCGATGCATCCGCCG is part of the Verrucomicrobiales bacterium genome and harbors:
- a CDS encoding TIM barrel protein; the encoded protein is MKLNRRDFLQTSASATALALVSGAASSLAADTASAKKRDIRKAIMFGTVGIKGSVLQKMQAVKDAGFEGVEPMSHMDQDEVVKALEATGLKAASVCCGTHWNQTLTHDSLNIREKGIEGLKQSLRDAKRYDCGSVLLVPGVVNKQVTYSVAWTRSLESIRKAIPLAEELQVKISIENVWNNFLMSPLEAARFVDELNSPWVGWHFDIGNVIHYGWPEQWVQALGKRINRLHIKEFSRAKADKEGRYAGFGAKFLEGDNDWPTVMKALDGIGYSGWGIAEQGGGDSPEGLKDLAQRMDKIFAS
- a CDS encoding Gfo/Idh/MocA family oxidoreductase, translated to MSNDAPSGVSRRGFLKTSSSAALASSIVMPFILTSKTKAASPGDTLKVGLVGCGGRGTGAAAQALRSDGNVQLTAMGDVFKSQVDGSLAALKKDIDPAKIKVDPDHQFEGLDAYKKVIDSGVDVVLLTSPPGFRPLHFKYAVEAGKHIFTEKPMASDAVGVHSIMESVEVAKQKNLAVVAGFCWRYDYARRAFYEQVHQGTLGDIRAIYATYLTSPVKPMPQASTRPAGMGDIEWQIRNWYNFVWLSGDGLVEQAIHSVDKIAWAMKDEPPLKCTAVGGRSSPAHGGNIYDHIQVNYEWENGVRAFMAQRQISNCSSENNDYIMGSKGFGYITGRGLYMTGENPWKYTGPKNDMYQTEHDELFASIRAGKPLNDGVRMARSTLLGIMGRMAAYTGAEVTWEMMLNSKEKLVPDPIDLNMAFEAPPRAIPGKTAFV
- a CDS encoding PQQ-dependent sugar dehydrogenase codes for the protein MIQPRTLLWCLLGLVPALCLPLTAAQTLKLRLMSEGFVSPTTTAAIPGSPGRTVVADQTGVARIMERDGTMQDDAFLDLRPRMVKLNTGFDERGLLGLVLHPKFASNGKVYASYSAPRRESVATNWDSTLRISEFTAKGKPAHSVDLTSERVILEIDKPYFNHNGGCIAFGPDGHLYIAVGDGGNGNGQGIGHSPISNGQDLNTLLGKILRIDVDRGNPYRIPRDNPYAKSGGRPEIFAYGFRNPWRIAFDRGGDHELFAGDIGQTLYEEINLVLKGGNYGWFIREGTACFNPADAPTPKASCATHGADGKPLIDPIIAYKNPNGFRKDESAIGISVMGGYVYRGKAIPALQGRYVFGDWSRAWALPEGVFLLGTRPAGAEKSTWAMETLGVKIEDGLKWKAYITGFGEDSEGELYVMTNASNGLVGKTGKVYKIVGID